The Streptomyces aurantiacus genome includes a region encoding these proteins:
- a CDS encoding FecCD family ABC transporter permease codes for MTGKRVRPVLLVTLLGTVLAVLCLLSLALGAANVPPDQVIRALFGEAPSRFVDNVVWSARMPRTALGLTAGAALGLAGALMQALTRNPLADPGVLGVSAGASFAIVLAVGVLGINSLYGYVWFAFGGALVATVAVYLLGGLGRSGMTPVKLALAGIAVTSMLWSFTQAIVLTDVDALNKFRFWSAGSLADADDGVVWRVLPFLALGAALALACAPALNSLALGDDVAASLGRRLGLVRLAGVAAITLLTGAAVAVIGPVVFIGLVVPHVARVLAQSAGIGPDQRWLLPLSAVLAPILLLCADILGRLVARPTEIQAGVLVAFIGGPFFIAMVRRRNLAEV; via the coding sequence GTGACGGGCAAGAGGGTGCGCCCTGTCCTTCTCGTGACACTGCTGGGTACCGTCCTGGCCGTCCTGTGCCTGCTGTCACTCGCCCTGGGCGCGGCCAACGTCCCCCCGGACCAGGTGATCCGGGCCCTGTTCGGTGAGGCGCCGAGCCGCTTCGTGGACAACGTCGTCTGGTCGGCGCGCATGCCTCGCACCGCGCTCGGCCTCACAGCGGGCGCGGCCCTCGGGCTGGCCGGAGCGCTGATGCAGGCCCTCACCCGCAACCCGCTGGCCGATCCCGGCGTGCTCGGCGTCAGCGCCGGCGCCTCCTTCGCCATCGTGCTGGCCGTCGGCGTGCTCGGCATCAACTCGCTGTACGGATACGTGTGGTTCGCGTTCGGCGGGGCGCTGGTCGCCACGGTGGCCGTCTATCTGCTGGGCGGTCTCGGGCGGTCCGGGATGACCCCGGTGAAGCTGGCGCTCGCCGGGATCGCCGTCACCTCGATGCTGTGGTCGTTCACCCAGGCCATCGTGCTCACCGACGTGGACGCGCTCAACAAGTTCCGGTTCTGGTCCGCCGGATCGCTCGCGGACGCCGACGACGGCGTGGTGTGGCGGGTCCTGCCCTTCCTCGCCCTCGGCGCGGCACTGGCCCTGGCCTGCGCACCCGCCCTGAACAGCCTGGCCCTCGGCGACGACGTCGCGGCCTCGCTCGGTCGGCGCCTGGGCCTGGTCCGGCTCGCCGGCGTCGCCGCGATCACGCTGCTGACGGGGGCCGCGGTCGCCGTCATCGGTCCGGTCGTCTTCATCGGCCTGGTGGTCCCCCATGTCGCCCGCGTGCTCGCCCAGTCGGCGGGCATCGGCCCCGACCAGCGCTGGCTGCTGCCCCTTTCGGCGGTGCTCGCGCCCATCCTGCTGCTCTGCGCGGACATCCTCGGACGCCTCGTCGCACGGCCCACCGAGATCCAGGCGGGCGTGCTGGTCGCGTTCATCGGCGGCCCGTTCTTCATCGCGATGGTCCGTCGGCGCAATCTGGCGGAGGTGTGA
- a CDS encoding FecCD family ABC transporter permease: MPNTSTAPKSATDSGRSAGAARLRTYRLALPPVSGVFRPRLVLLCAFLGAGTFLLFCWGLTTGDYPIGFTDVVRALVGSGDPGTVLVVEELRLPRALVGLLAGIAFGVSGALFQTMTRNPLASPDMIGLTQGAGTAVVAGIVLGWDGGLGTQALGLLGALVTALTVYALAWRRGTTGYRIILVGIGVAWICTSATDYLVAKGGRFQAQAALGWLVGNLNGRTWEQVGPLAVALAVLLPTALLLGRLLRTLQLGDDVATGLGTRVQPVRLAILLTGVGLIAFATASAGPVAFVALAAPQIAQRLARTAWPPTVASGLTGALVVLGGDLIARTLVSGTELPVGIVTGVLGAPVLLWLLVRANRAGSGG, from the coding sequence GTGCCGAACACGAGTACCGCCCCGAAGTCCGCCACCGACTCCGGCCGTTCGGCCGGGGCCGCCCGGCTCCGCACCTACCGGCTGGCCCTGCCGCCCGTCTCCGGCGTCTTCCGCCCCCGGCTGGTCCTCCTGTGCGCGTTCCTCGGCGCGGGCACCTTCCTGCTGTTCTGCTGGGGCCTGACGACCGGCGACTACCCGATCGGCTTCACCGACGTCGTACGGGCCCTGGTCGGCTCCGGCGACCCCGGCACGGTCCTCGTGGTGGAGGAACTGCGCCTGCCCCGCGCCCTCGTCGGGCTGCTGGCGGGGATCGCCTTCGGGGTCTCGGGCGCGCTGTTCCAGACCATGACGCGCAATCCGCTGGCCAGCCCCGACATGATCGGCCTCACCCAGGGCGCCGGCACCGCCGTGGTCGCGGGCATCGTGCTCGGCTGGGACGGCGGCCTCGGCACCCAGGCCCTCGGACTGCTCGGCGCGCTGGTCACGGCCCTGACCGTCTACGCGCTGGCCTGGCGGCGCGGCACCACCGGCTACCGCATCATCCTGGTCGGCATCGGCGTGGCCTGGATCTGCACGAGCGCCACCGACTACCTCGTGGCCAAGGGCGGTCGCTTCCAGGCGCAGGCCGCCCTCGGCTGGCTCGTCGGCAACCTCAACGGCCGTACGTGGGAACAGGTCGGCCCGCTCGCCGTCGCGCTGGCCGTGCTGCTGCCGACGGCCCTGCTCCTCGGCCGGCTGCTGCGCACGCTCCAGCTCGGCGACGACGTGGCCACCGGCCTCGGTACCCGCGTACAGCCGGTACGCCTTGCCATCCTGCTCACCGGCGTCGGCCTGATCGCGTTCGCCACCGCGTCCGCGGGACCGGTGGCCTTCGTGGCGCTCGCCGCCCCGCAGATCGCGCAACGGCTGGCCCGTACGGCCTGGCCGCCCACCGTCGCCTCCGGACTGACCGGGGCGCTCGTGGTCCTCGGCGGCGACCTCATCGCCCGCACGCTCGTCTCCGGCACGGAACTGCCGGTCGGAATCGTCACCGGTGTGCTCGGCGCACCGGTCCTGCTCTGGTTGCTCGTCCGCGCCAACCGCGCGGGTTCAGGAGGTTGA
- a CDS encoding ABC transporter ATP-binding protein, translated as MSTPDPELRASGLRLAYDNRLVVDGLDLAIPPGRITAIVGANACGKSTLLRALARLLAPKEGAVHLDGRALQSIPSRELAQRLGILPQSPVAPEGLTVMDLVNRGRSPHQTWWRQWSKADEQAVHQALAATNMTDLADRPVDELSGGQRQRAWIAMAVAQGTPVLLLDEPTTYLDLAHQIDVLDLVTDLNRRENRTVVMVLHDLNQACRYADHVVAMKSGKIVAEGSPAEVITAETVEDVFDLTCRITLDPVSHTPLVIPMGRHHGAPALEPALPTAD; from the coding sequence GTGTCGACCCCCGACCCCGAGCTGCGGGCGAGCGGGCTGCGTCTGGCGTACGACAACCGGCTGGTGGTCGACGGTCTCGACCTGGCGATCCCGCCCGGCCGGATCACGGCCATCGTCGGCGCCAACGCGTGCGGCAAGTCCACGCTGTTGCGCGCCCTGGCCCGGCTGCTCGCGCCCAAGGAAGGGGCCGTCCACCTGGACGGCCGGGCCCTGCAGTCCATCCCGAGCAGGGAACTCGCCCAGCGGCTGGGCATCCTGCCGCAGAGCCCGGTCGCGCCCGAGGGGCTGACCGTCATGGACCTGGTCAACCGCGGGCGTTCCCCGCACCAGACCTGGTGGCGGCAGTGGTCGAAGGCGGACGAGCAAGCCGTGCACCAGGCCCTGGCCGCCACCAACATGACCGACCTGGCGGACCGGCCCGTCGACGAACTCTCCGGCGGCCAGCGGCAGCGTGCCTGGATCGCCATGGCGGTGGCCCAGGGCACGCCCGTGCTGCTGCTGGACGAGCCGACGACGTATCTCGACCTGGCCCACCAGATCGACGTCCTGGACCTGGTCACCGACCTCAACCGGCGCGAGAACCGCACCGTCGTGATGGTCCTCCACGACCTCAACCAGGCCTGCCGGTACGCCGATCACGTCGTCGCCATGAAGTCCGGGAAGATCGTCGCCGAGGGGAGCCCGGCCGAGGTCATCACCGCCGAGACCGTCGAGGACGTCTTCGACCTGACCTGCCGGATCACGCTGGACCCGGTCAGCCACACCCCCCTGGTCATCCCGATGGGCCGCCACCACGGGGCCCCGGCCCTGGAGCCGGCGCTGCCGACGGCGGACTGA
- the argB gene encoding acetylglutamate kinase, producing MEPLRGHTVVVKYGGHAMTDETLRRAFAQDVLTLRGAGVRPVVVHGGGPQIGAHLDRLGLKSAFLNGLRVTTPETMEVVRMVLSGKVQKDLVGLLNEHGPHAVGLSGEDGHTLTAVKRYAEVAGERVDIGLVGDVARVNTAVVRLLLDSGHIPVVSSVGRGDDGQVYNVNADTAAGALAAALGTRALVVLTDVPGLYADWPQSERVVDRIGAGELERLLPGLNGGMGPKMEACLRAVRGGVEMARVLDGRAPHALLDGLLGGVGTGTTIVRDVCG from the coding sequence CTGGAGCCCCTGCGCGGACACACGGTCGTCGTCAAGTACGGCGGCCACGCGATGACCGACGAGACGCTCCGGCGGGCCTTCGCCCAGGACGTGCTCACCCTGCGCGGCGCGGGCGTCAGGCCGGTCGTGGTGCACGGCGGCGGCCCGCAGATCGGCGCCCACCTGGACCGGCTGGGACTCAAGTCCGCCTTCCTGAACGGGCTTCGGGTCACCACGCCCGAGACGATGGAGGTCGTACGGATGGTGCTGTCCGGCAAGGTCCAGAAGGATCTGGTCGGACTGCTGAACGAGCACGGGCCGCACGCGGTCGGCCTCAGCGGCGAGGACGGGCACACGCTCACGGCCGTCAAGCGGTACGCCGAAGTCGCCGGTGAGCGCGTGGACATCGGGCTGGTCGGGGACGTGGCGCGGGTCAACACCGCCGTCGTCCGCCTCCTGCTGGACAGCGGCCACATCCCGGTGGTCTCCTCCGTCGGCCGGGGCGACGACGGGCAGGTCTACAACGTCAACGCGGACACGGCGGCCGGCGCGCTGGCCGCCGCGCTCGGGACGCGGGCCCTGGTCGTCCTCACCGACGTGCCGGGTCTGTACGCCGACTGGCCGCAGAGCGAGCGGGTCGTCGACCGGATCGGCGCGGGGGAGCTGGAGCGGCTGCTGCCGGGGCTCAACGGCGGTATGGGGCCCAAGATGGAGGCATGCCTGAGAGCCGTCAGGGGCGGCGTGGAGATGGCCCGGGTGCTCGACGGGCGCGCACCGCACGCGCTGCTCGACGGGCTGCTCGGCGGCGTCGGAACCGGCACGACGATCGTCCGGGACGTCTGCGGCTGA
- a CDS encoding methionyl-tRNA formyltransferase, whose protein sequence is MRVVMFGYQTWGHRTLQALLESDHEVVLAVTHPKSDHVYEKIWDDSVADLAEKHGVPVLLRNRPDDPELLAALKDAAPDLIVANNWRTVLPPEVFGLPPHGTLNIHDSLLPAYAGFSPLIWALINGEREVGVTAHRMNAELDAGDVLLQRAVPVGAADTVTDLFHRTVDLIAPVVNESLDLIASGRAQWIPQDRERASFFHKRSLEDSRIDWTWPAEDIERLVRAQCDPYPNAFTHHRGQRLRIVESTVSKGCYGGTPGRIFIREGDGVVVVAGAEARSGRLRGLVVRRVRTEDGTEHAATDYFRTMGGYLTARP, encoded by the coding sequence ATGCGGGTCGTCATGTTCGGCTATCAGACCTGGGGGCATCGCACCCTTCAGGCTCTGCTGGAGTCCGACCACGAGGTGGTGTTGGCGGTGACCCACCCCAAGAGCGACCACGTGTACGAGAAGATCTGGGACGACTCGGTGGCCGACCTGGCCGAGAAGCACGGCGTGCCGGTGCTGCTGCGCAACCGGCCCGACGACCCCGAGCTCCTCGCCGCCCTGAAGGACGCCGCTCCGGACCTGATCGTCGCGAACAACTGGCGGACCGTGCTGCCCCCGGAGGTCTTCGGCCTCCCGCCCCACGGCACGCTCAACATCCACGACTCGCTGCTCCCGGCGTACGCGGGCTTCTCCCCGCTGATCTGGGCACTGATCAACGGCGAGCGGGAGGTCGGTGTCACCGCGCACCGGATGAACGCCGAGCTGGACGCCGGTGACGTGCTGCTGCAGCGGGCCGTGCCGGTCGGCGCGGCCGACACCGTCACCGACCTGTTCCACCGCACGGTCGACCTGATCGCACCGGTCGTCAACGAGTCGCTCGATCTCATCGCCTCGGGCCGCGCCCAGTGGATACCGCAGGACCGGGAGCGGGCCAGTTTCTTCCACAAGCGGTCCCTGGAGGACAGCCGCATCGACTGGACCTGGCCGGCCGAGGACATCGAGCGGCTCGTACGGGCCCAGTGCGACCCGTATCCCAACGCCTTCACCCACCACCGCGGACAGCGGCTCAGGATCGTCGAGTCCACGGTGTCCAAGGGCTGTTACGGCGGCACCCCGGGGCGGATCTTCATCCGGGAGGGCGACGGCGTGGTCGTCGTCGCCGGAGCGGAGGCGAGGAGCGGACGGCTGCGCGGGTTGGTCGTCAGGCGTGTGCGCACCGAGGACGGGACGGAGCACGCCGCGACCGACTACTTCCGCACGATGGGCGGCTATCTCACGGCCCGTCCGTGA
- a CDS encoding lysine N(6)-hydroxylase/L-ornithine N(5)-oxygenase family protein: protein MNALHDEPDAVLDVLGIGFGPSNLALAIAVEEHNAQAAPEDRIRAGFLERQPSFGWHRGMLIEDATMQVSFLKDLVTMRNPTSDFSFLCFLRERGRMVDFLNAKTLFPLRIEFHEYFEWAAARVAHLVDYSDEVVSVDPVTGPDGEVRWLDVVSRVPGAPERTVTRRARNISVAVGLEPHLPPGTDLSDHIWHNSQLVPRVRELNDSGKPVGRVLVLGAGQSGAEALDYLHRSFPEAEICAIFAKYGYTPADDSPFANRIFDPEAVDVYFRSTPEVKQSLVDYHRSTNYSVVDMDLIESLYATMYREKVQGRERLLLRNVSRIRDVRSFDDHLEVTVEYLPTGEREVLSADLLVHATGYRPRDIDSLLGRTAKLCLRDDKDAVRVGRDHRVELTPDVSAGIYLQGATEHTHGLTSTLLSTTAVRSGEILESLLTHRANDLAVRTG from the coding sequence GTGAACGCACTGCACGACGAACCGGACGCCGTCCTTGACGTGCTCGGTATAGGGTTTGGGCCGTCAAATCTCGCACTGGCCATTGCGGTTGAGGAACACAACGCCCAAGCCGCTCCGGAGGACCGGATCCGCGCGGGATTCCTGGAGCGCCAGCCGTCGTTCGGCTGGCACCGGGGCATGCTCATCGAAGACGCCACGATGCAGGTGTCCTTTCTCAAGGACCTGGTCACCATGCGCAACCCGACCAGCGACTTCAGCTTCCTGTGCTTCCTGCGGGAGCGGGGCAGGATGGTGGACTTCCTCAACGCGAAGACGCTGTTCCCGCTGCGCATCGAGTTCCACGAGTACTTCGAGTGGGCCGCCGCCCGGGTGGCCCACCTCGTCGACTACTCCGACGAGGTCGTGTCCGTCGACCCGGTGACGGGACCGGACGGCGAGGTCCGCTGGCTGGACGTCGTCAGCCGCGTACCCGGCGCTCCCGAGCGGACCGTGACCCGGCGGGCCCGGAACATCTCGGTGGCCGTCGGCCTGGAGCCGCACCTGCCACCGGGCACGGACCTGTCGGACCACATCTGGCACAACAGCCAGCTCGTTCCGCGTGTCCGTGAGCTGAACGATTCCGGCAAGCCGGTGGGCCGTGTCCTGGTGCTGGGCGCGGGACAGAGCGGCGCCGAAGCGCTCGACTACCTGCACCGGTCCTTCCCCGAGGCGGAGATCTGCGCGATCTTCGCCAAGTACGGGTACACGCCCGCCGACGACAGCCCGTTCGCCAACCGGATCTTCGACCCGGAGGCCGTGGACGTCTACTTCCGGTCCACGCCGGAGGTGAAACAGTCCCTGGTCGACTACCACCGCAGCACCAACTACTCGGTTGTCGACATGGATCTCATCGAGTCGCTGTACGCGACGATGTACCGCGAGAAGGTCCAGGGGCGCGAGCGGCTGCTGCTGCGCAACGTGTCCCGCATCCGGGACGTGCGCAGCTTCGACGACCACCTGGAGGTCACCGTCGAGTACCTGCCCACCGGGGAACGGGAGGTGCTCTCCGCGGACCTGCTCGTGCACGCGACCGGCTACCGCCCCAGAGACATCGACAGCCTCCTGGGGAGAACGGCGAAACTCTGCCTGCGGGACGACAAGGACGCCGTGCGCGTGGGGCGCGACCACCGTGTCGAACTCACTCCCGACGTCTCGGCGGGCATCTATCTGCAGGGCGCGACCGAGCACACGCACGGGCTCACCTCGACCCTGCTGTCCACCACAGCCGTCCGGTCCGGCGAGATCCTCGAGTCCCTGCTCACGCACCGCGCGAACGACCTCGCCGTGCGCACCGGCTGA
- a CDS encoding ABC transporter ATP-binding protein, with product MGPTYPSGRDVLRESVREQRRDVTLGALLASGHQVGEALVPVLIGVVIDRAVTGSDTGALFLWLGVLALVYVALALSFRFGAWAGDRSAVRSEHSLRIALVRRVLHPGGGAEDGRLPGALANTATEDAKRVGGVNTAVMYGIASLAGILTCAFVLLRTSVLLGLVVLLGTPVLLWLGHLLSKPLETRSEAEQERAAHASAVAADLVAGLRILKGIGGESAAIARYRTTSRDSLRATLKAARAQAFQSGMVLSLTGCLIAVVALVGGRLAAEGSISLGQLVSAVGLALFLVGPLEVLAWVNAELAQGRASAGRVAEVLATPHGVTAGDRGLPQPVRGALRLTGVSHGGLREVDLDIAPGELLGVVATDPAHATDLLRCLARQADPDTGTVELDGVSLRDLDPAEMRTALLVAEHDADLFEGTVRNNVTAAAPASGDPEPAMTAAGVAQVVQTLPEGEDTAVSERGRSLSGGQRQRVALARALAADRPVLVVHDPTTAVDAVTEAGIAAGLREVRKGRTTVLVTTSPALLSVTDRVVLLDDGRVTDTAPHADLIARHETYRAAVLA from the coding sequence GTGGGTCCTACATATCCGTCGGGGCGTGATGTCCTGCGGGAGTCGGTCAGAGAGCAACGCCGGGACGTCACCCTCGGCGCACTGCTCGCTTCCGGACACCAAGTCGGGGAAGCCCTGGTTCCGGTTCTGATCGGCGTGGTGATCGACCGGGCCGTCACCGGCTCCGACACCGGCGCCCTGTTCCTGTGGCTCGGCGTGCTCGCCTTGGTGTACGTCGCGCTGGCACTGTCCTTCCGCTTCGGCGCCTGGGCGGGCGACCGGTCGGCGGTCCGCTCCGAACACTCCCTGCGCATCGCCCTCGTACGCCGGGTGCTGCACCCCGGCGGCGGCGCCGAGGACGGCCGGCTGCCCGGCGCGCTCGCCAACACCGCGACCGAGGACGCCAAGCGGGTCGGCGGCGTCAACACCGCCGTGATGTACGGCATCGCATCCCTGGCCGGCATCCTCACCTGCGCCTTCGTCCTATTGCGCACCTCGGTCCTCCTCGGCCTGGTCGTCCTGCTGGGCACGCCCGTACTGCTGTGGCTCGGGCACCTGCTGAGCAAGCCCCTGGAGACCCGCAGCGAGGCCGAGCAGGAGCGCGCGGCACACGCCTCCGCCGTCGCCGCCGACCTGGTGGCCGGCCTGAGGATCCTCAAGGGCATCGGCGGCGAGTCGGCGGCCATCGCCCGCTACCGCACCACCAGCCGCGACTCCCTGCGGGCCACCTTGAAGGCCGCCCGCGCCCAGGCCTTCCAGAGCGGCATGGTGCTGTCCCTCACCGGCTGCCTGATCGCCGTCGTCGCCCTCGTCGGTGGACGGCTGGCCGCCGAAGGAAGCATCAGTCTGGGCCAGTTGGTGTCGGCGGTCGGCCTCGCGCTGTTCCTGGTAGGACCCCTCGAGGTGCTCGCCTGGGTCAACGCCGAGCTCGCCCAGGGCCGGGCCTCGGCCGGACGGGTCGCGGAGGTCCTGGCGACGCCGCACGGCGTCACGGCCGGCGACCGCGGCCTGCCCCAGCCGGTGCGCGGCGCACTGCGTCTGACGGGCGTCAGCCATGGCGGGCTGCGCGAGGTGGACCTGGACATCGCGCCCGGCGAACTGCTGGGCGTGGTCGCGACCGATCCCGCCCACGCCACCGACCTGCTGCGCTGCCTGGCACGGCAGGCCGACCCCGACACCGGCACGGTGGAACTGGACGGCGTGTCCCTGCGGGACCTCGACCCGGCCGAGATGCGTACGGCGCTGCTGGTCGCCGAGCACGACGCGGACCTCTTCGAGGGCACCGTCCGGAACAACGTCACGGCCGCCGCCCCCGCTTCGGGCGACCCCGAACCCGCCATGACGGCGGCCGGGGTGGCCCAGGTCGTGCAGACCCTGCCCGAGGGCGAGGACACGGCGGTCAGTGAGCGCGGCCGCTCGCTCTCCGGCGGCCAGCGCCAACGGGTCGCCCTCGCCCGCGCGTTGGCGGCCGACCGGCCCGTCCTGGTGGTGCACGATCCGACCACGGCGGTCGACGCGGTGACCGAGGCCGGCATCGCTGCCGGTCTTCGCGAGGTCCGCAAGGGCCGCACCACGGTCCTCGTGACCACCAGCCCGGCACTGCTCTCCGTGACCGACCGGGTGGTGCTGCTCGACGACGGCCGGGTCACCGACACGGCCCCCCACGCCGACCTGATAGCCCGTCACGAGACCTACCGAGCAGCGGTGCTGGCATGA
- a CDS encoding ABC transporter ATP-binding protein, whose amino-acid sequence MSDISHERTPDTPAERHEAPGRELLPTATQARTRAAVRELVRPHRRLALGGFAMMVVATAVGLLVQPLLGRIVDLVADHRPPGSITLPVVLLVLVALAQGAATVAGLSLVSRLGETVLAQLRERFVEKALRLPLEQVEKAGAGDLTARVTRDVSVVGEAVRGALPELARSLLAIALTLVAMAALDWRFFLAALVAVPVQASTARWYVRNAVPLYAEQRIATGAQQQQLLDTIAGAGTVRAFRLEEEHTARVTRRSSAAVELTLRGVRLVLNFYNRLHVAEYAGLAAVLVTGFLLVRGGSVSIGTATAAALYFHSLFTPVNSALVLLDDAQSATAALARLVGVADQPVPEPARPAPESGARTASGGSVTVTGVHHAYETGRPVLNDVDLTLRAGERVALVGVSGAGKTTLAKLIAGVHRPTSGSIRVTGGAGTPGDRLPVALVTQETHVFAGPLADDLRLARADATDDELRTALAAVDALDWAVALPDGLDTVVGDGGHRLTSAQVQQLALARLVLADPPVAVLDEATAEAGSTGARLLEQAADRAVEGRTALVVAHRLTQAATADRIVVMDAGRIVESGTHDELCAAAGPYASLWEAWSGTRTTADQTPTHDHSPDTTTVKDH is encoded by the coding sequence ATGAGCGACATCTCCCACGAGCGGACACCGGACACCCCGGCCGAGCGGCACGAGGCCCCCGGCCGTGAGCTGCTGCCCACCGCGACACAGGCCCGCACCCGGGCCGCCGTACGCGAACTGGTGCGCCCGCACCGCCGCCTGGCACTCGGCGGCTTCGCCATGATGGTCGTGGCCACCGCCGTCGGCCTGCTGGTGCAGCCGCTGCTGGGCCGCATCGTGGACCTGGTCGCCGACCACCGCCCGCCGGGAAGCATCACCCTGCCGGTCGTCCTGCTGGTCCTGGTCGCCCTCGCACAGGGCGCGGCGACCGTGGCGGGCCTGTCACTGGTGTCCCGGCTCGGCGAGACCGTACTGGCGCAGCTGCGCGAGCGGTTCGTGGAGAAGGCGCTGCGACTGCCCCTGGAACAGGTGGAGAAGGCCGGGGCCGGTGACCTCACCGCGCGGGTCACCCGGGACGTCTCGGTGGTGGGCGAGGCGGTGCGCGGCGCCCTGCCCGAACTGGCCCGGTCCCTGCTGGCCATCGCGCTGACGCTGGTCGCGATGGCCGCGCTGGACTGGCGGTTCTTCCTCGCGGCGCTCGTCGCGGTGCCCGTCCAGGCCTCCACCGCCCGCTGGTACGTACGCAACGCCGTGCCGCTCTACGCCGAGCAGCGCATCGCCACCGGGGCCCAGCAGCAGCAGCTGCTGGACACCATCGCGGGCGCCGGTACCGTACGGGCGTTCCGGCTGGAGGAGGAGCACACCGCGCGGGTGACCCGGCGTTCGTCGGCGGCGGTCGAGCTGACGCTGCGCGGCGTCCGGCTGGTGCTGAACTTCTACAACCGGCTGCACGTGGCCGAGTACGCGGGACTCGCGGCCGTTCTCGTCACCGGGTTCCTGCTGGTGCGGGGCGGGTCCGTGTCCATCGGCACCGCGACCGCGGCCGCCCTCTACTTCCACAGCCTGTTCACGCCGGTGAACTCGGCCCTCGTACTCCTCGACGACGCGCAGTCCGCGACCGCCGCGCTCGCCCGGCTGGTCGGGGTCGCCGACCAGCCGGTGCCCGAGCCGGCGCGGCCGGCCCCGGAGTCCGGTGCGCGGACGGCGTCGGGCGGCAGCGTCACCGTGACCGGCGTCCACCACGCGTACGAAACGGGCCGCCCCGTCCTGAACGACGTGGACCTCACGCTCCGGGCGGGTGAGCGGGTGGCCCTGGTCGGTGTGAGCGGAGCGGGCAAGACCACGCTGGCCAAGCTCATCGCGGGGGTGCACCGGCCGACGTCCGGCTCGATACGGGTGACGGGCGGCGCCGGGACGCCCGGGGACCGCCTGCCGGTCGCGCTGGTCACCCAGGAGACGCATGTGTTCGCCGGACCTCTGGCGGACGATCTGCGGCTCGCGCGGGCCGACGCCACGGACGACGAACTGCGCACCGCGCTGGCCGCGGTGGACGCCCTCGACTGGGCCGTTGCCCTGCCGGACGGCCTGGACACGGTCGTCGGCGACGGCGGACACCGCCTCACCTCGGCACAGGTCCAGCAACTCGCCCTGGCACGCCTGGTGCTGGCGGATCCGCCGGTGGCCGTGCTGGACGAGGCGACGGCCGAGGCCGGCAGCACGGGAGCCCGCCTCCTGGAGCAGGCGGCGGACCGGGCGGTCGAGGGCCGCACCGCGCTGGTCGTCGCGCACCGCCTCACGCAGGCCGCCACCGCGGACCGGATCGTCGTCATGGACGCCGGCCGGATCGTGGAGAGCGGCACCCACGACGAACTGTGCGCGGCGGCCGGCCCCTACGCCTCCCTGTGGGAGGCGTGGTCCGGCACCCGCACCACGGCCGACCAGACCCCCACGCACGATCACAGCCCTGACACCACCACCGTGAAGGACCACTGA
- a CDS encoding iron-siderophore ABC transporter substrate-binding protein: MPGSSRGARLVAALASALLLFTTAAACGSEDDSDAATPDKPAATGSAFPVTLAHKYGSTTVKSEPKRIVTVGLTDQDAVLALGKVPVGTTEWLGGYKGAIGPWAADKLGSAKAPTVLKDTGTGPQTEKIAALRPDLILAVYGGLTKDQYTTLSKFAPVVAQPKEFNDFGVPWQQQTEIIGKALGQESKAKSLVKGVETDFATAAKANPKFAGSTGVMATPYEGTFVFGSQDSRSRVLTDLGFKLPKDLDKVIGDEFGANISKERTDLLDTDAIVWIVTDTAKDEAKLHKNALYADLDVAKQGREVFVKESSDYGNSVSFVSVLSLPYMLERLVPQLAAAVDGDTATKVTEPTS, translated from the coding sequence ATGCCCGGCTCCTCCAGAGGCGCACGCCTCGTCGCGGCGCTCGCCTCCGCGCTCCTCCTGTTCACCACCGCAGCGGCCTGCGGCTCCGAGGACGACTCCGACGCCGCGACGCCGGACAAGCCCGCGGCCACCGGCAGCGCCTTCCCGGTGACCCTCGCCCACAAGTACGGCAGCACCACCGTCAAGTCCGAGCCGAAGCGGATCGTCACGGTCGGACTGACCGACCAGGACGCCGTCCTCGCCCTCGGCAAGGTGCCCGTCGGGACCACCGAGTGGCTCGGCGGCTACAAGGGCGCCATCGGCCCCTGGGCCGCCGACAAGCTGGGCAGCGCGAAGGCCCCGACCGTACTCAAGGACACCGGCACGGGTCCGCAGACGGAGAAGATCGCAGCGCTCCGGCCGGACCTGATCCTCGCGGTCTACGGCGGCCTGACCAAGGACCAGTACACGACCCTGTCGAAGTTCGCCCCGGTGGTGGCCCAGCCGAAGGAGTTCAACGACTTCGGTGTCCCGTGGCAGCAGCAGACCGAGATCATCGGCAAGGCGCTCGGCCAGGAGTCCAAGGCGAAGAGCCTGGTGAAGGGCGTCGAAACCGACTTCGCGACGGCGGCCAAGGCCAATCCGAAGTTCGCCGGGTCGACGGGCGTGATGGCCACTCCGTACGAGGGGACCTTCGTCTTCGGCAGCCAGGACTCGCGCTCGCGCGTGCTCACGGACCTCGGTTTCAAGCTGCCGAAGGACCTGGACAAGGTCATCGGTGACGAGTTCGGTGCCAACATCAGCAAGGAGCGCACCGACCTGCTGGACACCGATGCCATCGTGTGGATCGTCACCGATACGGCGAAGGACGAGGCCAAGCTCCACAAGAACGCGCTCTACGCGGACCTGGACGTGGCGAAGCAGGGGCGTGAGGTCTTCGTCAAGGAGTCCAGCGACTACGGCAACTCCGTCTCGTTCGTCTCTGTCCTGAGCCTGCCGTACATGCTGGAGCGTCTGGTTCCCCAGCTGGCCGCGGCCGTCGACGGCGACACCGCCACGAAGGTGACCGAGCCGACCTCCTGA